A window of the Electrophorus electricus isolate fEleEle1 chromosome 11, fEleEle1.pri, whole genome shotgun sequence genome harbors these coding sequences:
- the srsf5a gene encoding serine and arginine rich splicing factor 5a isoform X2: protein MSGCRVFIGRLSPHARERDVEKFFKGYGRIREINLKNGFGFVEFDDHRDADDAVYELNGKELCSERVTIEHARSRRGRGGGPGMGGRFSPRFGGYRQSRSGGSRTEHRIIVENLSSRISWQDLKDLMRKVGDVTFVDAHRTNKNEGVVEFATRSDMKNAIEKLDGTDLNGRKLKLYEDRKRSHSRSRSRSSSRSRSRSRSKSASRSRSRDRERDSKRSRSRSRSASRSPEKKPSAGRSEAQSPSRSRSPSPSAPKKQSRSRSASTESQH, encoded by the exons ATGAGCGGATGTCGTGTGTTCATTGGTCGTCTAAGCCCGCACGCTCGGGAGAGAGACGTCGAGAAGTTCTTCAAGGGCTACGGACGCATCCGGGAGATCAACCTGAAAAATGGCTTTGGCTTTGTG GAGTTTGATGACCACAGGGATGCGGATGACGCAGTGTACGAACTTAACGGAAAAGAGCTGTGTAGTGAGAG GGTGACCATTGAGCACGCTCGGTCCCGCCGAGGCAGAGGGGGAGGCCCAGGCATGGGCGGGCGCTTCTCCCCGCGGTTTGGAGGATACCGCCAGTCCCGCAGTGGGGGCTCCAG GACGGAACACAGAATCATCGTAGAGAATCTGTCGTCCCGGATCAGTTGGCAG GACCTGAAAGACCTGATGAGAAAGGTGGGAGATGTGACATTTGTGGATGCCCATAGAACCAACAAGAACGAGGG ggtAGTTGAGTTTGCCACCCGCAGTGATATGAAAAACGCCATCGAGAAGCTGGACGGCACAGACCTGAACGGCCGCAAGCTGAAGCTGTACGAGGACCGGAAGAGGAG CCATAGCAGAAGCCGGTCCCGTAGCTCCTCCCGATCCCGATCCCGATCCCGCTCCAAGTCAGCCAGCCGCAGCCGGAGCCGTGACAGGGAGCGTGACAGCAAGCGGTCCAGGAGCCGCTCGCGCTCTGCCAGCCGCTCGCCAGAGAAGAAGCCATCAGCCGGACGCTCCGAAGCGCAGTCACCCTCCCGCTCCAGATCGCCGTCACCCTCCGCCCCGAAGAAGCAGTCTCGCTCTCGCTCTGCGTCCACCGAAAGCCAGCAttga
- the srsf5a gene encoding serine and arginine rich splicing factor 5a isoform X1, whose product MSGCRVFIGRLSPHARERDVEKFFKGYGRIREINLKNGFGFVEFDDHRDADDAVYELNGKELCSERVTIEHARSRRGRGGGPGMGGRFSPRFGGYRQSRSGGSRYGPPVRTEHRIIVENLSSRISWQDLKDLMRKVGDVTFVDAHRTNKNEGVVEFATRSDMKNAIEKLDGTDLNGRKLKLYEDRKRSHSRSRSRSSSRSRSRSRSKSASRSRSRDRERDSKRSRSRSRSASRSPEKKPSAGRSEAQSPSRSRSPSPSAPKKQSRSRSASTESQH is encoded by the exons ATGAGCGGATGTCGTGTGTTCATTGGTCGTCTAAGCCCGCACGCTCGGGAGAGAGACGTCGAGAAGTTCTTCAAGGGCTACGGACGCATCCGGGAGATCAACCTGAAAAATGGCTTTGGCTTTGTG GAGTTTGATGACCACAGGGATGCGGATGACGCAGTGTACGAACTTAACGGAAAAGAGCTGTGTAGTGAGAG GGTGACCATTGAGCACGCTCGGTCCCGCCGAGGCAGAGGGGGAGGCCCAGGCATGGGCGGGCGCTTCTCCCCGCGGTTTGGAGGATACCGCCAGTCCCGCAGTGGGGGCTCCAG GTATGGGCCTCCTGTTAGGACGGAACACAGAATCATCGTAGAGAATCTGTCGTCCCGGATCAGTTGGCAG GACCTGAAAGACCTGATGAGAAAGGTGGGAGATGTGACATTTGTGGATGCCCATAGAACCAACAAGAACGAGGG ggtAGTTGAGTTTGCCACCCGCAGTGATATGAAAAACGCCATCGAGAAGCTGGACGGCACAGACCTGAACGGCCGCAAGCTGAAGCTGTACGAGGACCGGAAGAGGAG CCATAGCAGAAGCCGGTCCCGTAGCTCCTCCCGATCCCGATCCCGATCCCGCTCCAAGTCAGCCAGCCGCAGCCGGAGCCGTGACAGGGAGCGTGACAGCAAGCGGTCCAGGAGCCGCTCGCGCTCTGCCAGCCGCTCGCCAGAGAAGAAGCCATCAGCCGGACGCTCCGAAGCGCAGTCACCCTCCCGCTCCAGATCGCCGTCACCCTCCGCCCCGAAGAAGCAGTCTCGCTCTCGCTCTGCGTCCACCGAAAGCCAGCAttga